One genomic region from Apodemus sylvaticus chromosome 1, mApoSyl1.1, whole genome shotgun sequence encodes:
- the Adra2a gene encoding alpha-2A adrenergic receptor: MFRQEQPLAEGSFAPMGSLQPDAGNSSWNGTEAPGGGTRATPYSLQVTLTLVCLAGLLMLFTVFGNVLVIIAVFTSRALKAPQNLFLVSLASADILVATLVIPFSLANEVMGYWYFGKVWCEIYLALDVLFCTSSIVHLCAISLDRYWSITQAIEYNLKRTPRRIKAIIVTVWVISAVISFPPLISIEKKGAGGGQQPAEPSCKINDQKWYVISSSIGSFFAPCLIMILVYVRIYQIAKRRTRVPPSRRGPDACSAPPGGADRRPNGLGPERGAGPAGAEAEPLPTQLNGAPGEPAPAGPRDGDALDLEESSSSEHAERPPGPRRPERGPRAKGKTRASQVKPGDSLPRRGPGAAGPGASGSGQGEERGGAAKASRWRGRQNREKRFTFVLAVVIGVFVVCWFPFFFTYTLIAVGCPVPNQLFNFFFWFGYCNSSLNPVIYTIFNHDFRRAFKKILCRGDRKRIV; encoded by the coding sequence ATGTTCCGCCAGGAGCAGCCGCTGGCCGAGGGCAGCTTTGCGCCCATGGGCTCCCTGCAGCCCGATGCCGGCAACAGCAGCTGGAACGGGACCGAGGCGCCCGGAGGTGGCACCCGGGCCACCCCTTACTCCCTGCAGGTGACGCTGACGCTGGTGTGCCTGGCTGGTCTGCTCATGCTGTTCACAGTGTTTGGCAACGTGCTGGTTATTATCGCGGTGTTCACCAGTCGCGCGCTCAAAGCTCCCCAAAACCTCTTCCTGGTGTCCCTGGCCTCAGCGGACATTCTGGTGGCCACGCTGGTCATCCCCTTTTCTTTGGCCAACGAGGTTATGGGCTACTGGTACTTCGGTAAGGTGTGGTGCGAGATCTACCTGGCTCTCGACGTGCTCTTTTGCACGTCGTCCATAGTGCACCTGTGCGCCATCAGCCTTGACCGCTACTGGTCCATCACGCAGGCCATCGAGTACAACCTAAAGCGCACGCCGCGCCGCATCAAGGCCATCATTGTCACCGTGTGGGTCATCTCAGCTGTCATCTCCTTCCCGCCACTCATCTCCATAGAGAAGAAGGGCGCCGGCGGCGGGCAGCAGCCTGCCGAGCCGAGCTGCAAGATCAACGACCAGAAGTGGTATGTCATCTCGTCGTCCATCGGTTCCTTCTTCGCGCCTTGCCTCATCATGATCCTGGTCTACGTGCGTATTTACCAGATCGCCAAGCGTCGCACCCGCGTGCCGCCCAGCCGCCGGGGCCCGGACGCCTGTTCCGCGCCGCCGGGGGGCGCCGACCGCAGGCCCAACGGGCTGGGCCCCGAGCGCGGAGCGGGTCCCGCGGGCGCCGAGGCCGAGCCGCTGCCCACCCAGCTTAACGGCGCCCCGGGGGAGCCTGCGCCCGCCGGGCCGCGCGATGGGGATGCGCTGGACCTAGAGGAGAGTTCGTCGTCCGAGCACGCCGAGCGGCCCCCGGGACCCCGCAGACCCGAGCGCGGCCCTCGGGCCAAGGGCAAGACCCGGGCGAGCCAGGTGAAGCCCGGGGACAGTCTGCCGCGGCGCGGGCCTGGGGCCGCGGGGCCGGGGGCTTCGGGGTCCGGGCAAGGAGAGGAGCGCGGCGGGGCCGCCAAAGCGTCGCGCTGGCGCGGGAGGCAGAACCGGGAGAAACGCTTCACGTTCGTGCTGGCGGTGGTGATCGGTGTGTTCGTGGTGTGTTGGTTTCCGTTCTTTTTCACCTACACGCTCATAGCGGTCGGCTGCCCGGTGCCCAACCAGCTCTTCAACTTCTTCTTCTGGTTCGGCTACTGCAACAGCTCGCTGAACCCAGTTATCTACACCATCTTCAACCACGACTTCCGACGCGCCTTCAAGAAGATCCTCTGCCGTGGGGACAGAAAGCGCATCGTGTGA